Within Deinococcus planocerae, the genomic segment GAACTGAGCGGCGCCGAACTCGCCGTGCGTGCGGGCGGGTCGGACTTCAAGCTCCAGACCGGGGAGTTGGACGCCTATCCGCCGCTGAGCTTTCCGGCCCACGCCGACGTGAGCCTCGACGCCGCCGAACTCTCCCGGTCGCTCGGCAGCGTCCGCTATGCGGCGAGCAACGAGGCGTTCCAGGCGGTCTTCCGCGGGATCAAGTTGGAGCACCGCGCCTCGGGTGCCCGCGTCGTCGCCTCCGACGGCTACCGGGTCGCCATCCGCGACTTCCCGGCGAGCGGCGACGGAAAGAGCCTGATCGTGCCCGCCCGCAGCGCCGACGAGCTGATCCGCGTGCTCAAGGACGGCGAGGCCCGTTTCACCTACGGCGAGGGGATGCTCAGCGTCACCACCGACCGGGTAAGGATGAACCTCAAGCTCCTCGACGGCGACTTCCCCGACTACGAGCGGGTGATCCCCAAGGACATCAAGCTCCAGGTGACGCTGCCCGCCACCGCCCTCAAGGAGGCCGTGGGCCGCGTGGCGGTACTGGCTGACAAGAACGCGAACAACCGGGTCGAGTTCCTCGTCTCGGAGGGCAAGCTGCGCCTCGCCGCCGAGGGCGACTATGGGCGCGCGCAGGACACCGTGGACGTGGTGCAGGGCGGCTCCGAGCCCGCCATGAGCCTCGCCTTCAACGCCCGGCACGTCCTCGACGCCCTGGGTCCCATCGAAGGGGAGGCCGAACTCCTCTTCTCGGGCTCCACGAGCCCCGCCATCTTCCGCGGAAGCGGGGGGGGCGGGTACATGGCGGTCATCGTCACGCTACGCGTTTAAGGGGCCAGCCAGGGGCAAGGAGAGGCATGTTCGCCCTGGGGCCTCTCCCCCCTCCTCGCCCTTCCCGGGAATGGACGTGCTTTAGACGGCTGGAGGCACGTCCACCGTGAGCCCGCTTATAGTGTGCCGGGTACACCTGGCGCCCCTGACCAGATCGGGGGCCCGGGTTTGAAGCGCAGGTTCGAATTCGGGGAGGAAAGAGCCATGAACATCGAGAAAGTCATCGCCCGTGAAGTGCTCGACTCGCGCGGAAACCCGACCGTCGAGGCGGAAGTTCACCTCGACTCCGGCTTCTCGGGCCGCGCCATCGTGCCCTCGGGAGCGAGCACGGGATCGCACGAGGCGCTCGAATTGCGTGACGGCGGCCCGCGCTACGGCGGCAAGGGCGTCCAGAAGGCCGTCCAGAACGTGAACGAGGTCCTCGGACCCGCCGTGGTCGGCCTCGACGCCTCCGACCAGGGGGCGGTGGACGCCGCGATGCTGGAGCTCGACGGCAGCCCGAACAAGGGCCGCCTGGGGGGCAACGCGATCCTCGCCGTCAGCCTCGCCACCGCCCGCGCCGCCGCGAACGAGCTGGACATTCCCCTCTACCGCTACCTGGGCGGCAGCAACGCCAAGACGCTTCCCGTCCCGATGATGAACGTCATCAACGGCGGCGCGCACGCGGACAACTCGGTGGACTTCCAGGAGTTCATGGTCATGCCCGTCGGCGCCTCCACTTTCCGCGAGGCGCTGCGCTACGGAGCCGAGACCTTCCACGCGCTGAAGAAAGTCCTCAACGGGCGCGGGTACAACACCAACGTGGGCGACGAGGGCGGCTTCGCCCCGGACCTCAAGAGCAACGAGGAGGCGCTCGAAGTCCTCCTCGAAGCGATCCAGAAGGCCGGGTACGAGCCGGGCAAGGACATCTGCATCGCGCTCGACCCCGCCGTGACCGAGCTGTACAAAGGCGGCCAGTACCACCTGGAGAGTGAGGGCCGCACCCTCTCGACGGGGGAGATGGTGGACTTCTGGGCCGACTGGGCGGGGCGCTATCCCATCGTGAGCATCGAGGACGGCCTCGCCGAGGACGACTGGGACGGCTGGCGTCTCCTGACCCAGCGCATCGGCGACCGGGTGCAGCTCGTGGGCGACGACCTGTTCGTGACGAACCCCGAGCGGCTGGGGCGCGGTATCGAGACGGGGGTGGGCAACGCGATTCTGGTGAAGGTGAACCAGATCGGGTCCCTCACCGAGTCGATGGACGCCATCGAACTCGCCAAGCGCAACCGCTACGGCACGGTCATCAGCCACCGCTCGGGCGAGTCGGAGGACGCCTTCATCGCCGACCTCGCCGTCGCCACGAACGCCGGGCAGATCAAAACGGGCTCGGCCTCCCGCTCCGACCGCATCGCCAAGTACAACCAGCTCCTGCGCATCGAGGACGCGCTGGGAGCTGCGGCGGTGTACCTGGGGCGCCGGGCGCTGAGGTAAGAAGCCCTCAGCCGTCAGCGATCAGCTCTCAGGAACGGCTGACGGCTGATCGCTGATTGCTGGCCGATCCTGGAACCGTTCCCAACATAGAAAGACAGGACATTCCACATGAAACATTTCGACAGGGCAACGAAGATCGTCGCCACCATCGGCCCGGCGAGCCGCAATCCCGAGACGCTGGGGCGGATGATGGACGCGGGGCTGAACGTGGTGCGGATGAACTTCAGCCACGGGGACCCGGAGGACCACCGCCAGACGTACGCGATGGTGCGTGAACTCGCCGCGCAGAAGGGGCGGGCCATCGGCATCCTGCAAGACCTCCAGGGGCCGAAGATCCGGGTGGGGCGCTTCGCGGGGGGGGCGGTGACCCTGGAGCCCGGGCAGGGCTTCACGATCACGATGGATGACGTGGAGGGTGACGCGCAGCGGGTGAGCAGCACCTACAAGGGGCTGGCGCTCGACGTTCACCCCGGGATGCTGCTGCTGCTCGACGACGGCAACCTCGCCCTGCGGGTGACCCAGGTGCGCGGTAACGACATCTCGACCAGCGTCGTGATCGGCGGCGTCCTGAAGAACAACAAGGGCATCAACGTGCCGCAGGCCGACCTCGCTGTGCCCGCCCTGTCCGAGAAAGACGTGCAGGACATGGAATTCGGGGCGGGGCTGGGCGTGGACTGGGTGGCCCTGAGCTTCGTGCGCTCGCGCGACGACCTGCTGCTCGCCCGGCACTACCTCGCCCGCTTCGGCAGCCGGGCCAAGCTGATGGCGAAGATCGAGAAGCCGCAGGCGGTGGACCGCTTCGAGGACATCCTGCGCGAGGTGGACGGCATCATGGTGGCGCGCGGCGACCTCGGCGTGGAGATGCGCCCCGAGCAGGTGCCGACGATCCAGAAGAGATTGATCCGCCTGTGCCGCGAGGCGGGCAAGCCGGTGATCACCGCGACGCAGATGCTCGAGAGCATGATCAACCTGCCCCGGCCCACCCGCGCCGAGGCGTCGGACGTGGCGAACGCGATCTACGACGGCACCGACGCGGTGATGCTCTCGGCGGAGTCGGCGGCGGGCTCGTACCCGGTCGAGGCGGTCGCCATGATGGACCGCATCGCCCGCGAGGCCGAAGGAAGCGAGCATTACGCCATGCTCCAGCGCCAGGTCGTGATCGACACCGAACTCGCGCAGGACTCCATCGCCTTCGCGGCGTGCTCCATCGGCGAGAAGCTCGACTCGCCCGCCATCGTGACCTTCACGAGCACGGGCGGCGCGGCGACCCGCATTGCCAAGAACCGCCCCGCGGTGGCGATCCTGGCCCTGACCCCCAACGAGCAGACCCGCAACCAGCTCGCGCTCTCGTGGGGCGTGGTGCCCATGCTCAGCGAGGACCCCCACGACACCGACGACATGGTGCGCATCGCCAACGACGAGCTGAAAAAGAGCGGCCTCGCCGACGTGGGCGACCGCTACGTGATCACGGCGGGCGTGCCCTTCGGCGTGCGCGGCACGACCAACATGCTGCGCGTCGAGCGGCTGCGCGAGGAGGACCTGAGCGACCGGGTGTGACCCCGGCCTCGCGGCGCCCCCCTGACGGCAAGCCGACCAACCAAGATCGGTCCACCACGTCCGCGTGATGGGCCAGTCAGGTTTTTATCCACAGGGAGCGGGCTTTTCCACACTCGGGCTGTGGATAACTCTGGAGAGCGGCGGCGATAAAGCCGCTCCAGGACGTTCTTCACAGGCTCGGGTGTTATCCACAGCGTCCTGTGCATAACTTTCCGGGTTTCGGGGTTTCGTGACCTTTCCGGCGACCGCACAGGAAGGCCGTGGAGGCTCTGCGAGGACGAGGAGGGATCAGGAACCCGGGACAACCCGCGCGAAGCGGTCCTTGCCCTTCTGGATGACCGCGCTGCCCCCTTCCAGGGTCAGGGTCCCCTGCGGT encodes:
- the dnaN gene encoding DNA polymerase III subunit beta → MRAHVTKKTLSEGLGLLERVVPSRSSNPLLTALKVEPSDAGLTLSGTNLEIDLSCFVPAEVQEPHSFVVPAHLFAQIVRNLGGELVELELSGAELAVRAGGSDFKLQTGELDAYPPLSFPAHADVSLDAAELSRSLGSVRYAASNEAFQAVFRGIKLEHRASGARVVASDGYRVAIRDFPASGDGKSLIVPARSADELIRVLKDGEARFTYGEGMLSVTTDRVRMNLKLLDGDFPDYERVIPKDIKLQVTLPATALKEAVGRVAVLADKNANNRVEFLVSEGKLRLAAEGDYGRAQDTVDVVQGGSEPAMSLAFNARHVLDALGPIEGEAELLFSGSTSPAIFRGSGGGGYMAVIVTLRV
- the eno gene encoding phosphopyruvate hydratase; the protein is MNIEKVIAREVLDSRGNPTVEAEVHLDSGFSGRAIVPSGASTGSHEALELRDGGPRYGGKGVQKAVQNVNEVLGPAVVGLDASDQGAVDAAMLELDGSPNKGRLGGNAILAVSLATARAAANELDIPLYRYLGGSNAKTLPVPMMNVINGGAHADNSVDFQEFMVMPVGASTFREALRYGAETFHALKKVLNGRGYNTNVGDEGGFAPDLKSNEEALEVLLEAIQKAGYEPGKDICIALDPAVTELYKGGQYHLESEGRTLSTGEMVDFWADWAGRYPIVSIEDGLAEDDWDGWRLLTQRIGDRVQLVGDDLFVTNPERLGRGIETGVGNAILVKVNQIGSLTESMDAIELAKRNRYGTVISHRSGESEDAFIADLAVATNAGQIKTGSASRSDRIAKYNQLLRIEDALGAAAVYLGRRALR
- the pyk gene encoding pyruvate kinase, which gives rise to MKHFDRATKIVATIGPASRNPETLGRMMDAGLNVVRMNFSHGDPEDHRQTYAMVRELAAQKGRAIGILQDLQGPKIRVGRFAGGAVTLEPGQGFTITMDDVEGDAQRVSSTYKGLALDVHPGMLLLLDDGNLALRVTQVRGNDISTSVVIGGVLKNNKGINVPQADLAVPALSEKDVQDMEFGAGLGVDWVALSFVRSRDDLLLARHYLARFGSRAKLMAKIEKPQAVDRFEDILREVDGIMVARGDLGVEMRPEQVPTIQKRLIRLCREAGKPVITATQMLESMINLPRPTRAEASDVANAIYDGTDAVMLSAESAAGSYPVEAVAMMDRIAREAEGSEHYAMLQRQVVIDTELAQDSIAFAACSIGEKLDSPAIVTFTSTGGAATRIAKNRPAVAILALTPNEQTRNQLALSWGVVPMLSEDPHDTDDMVRIANDELKKSGLADVGDRYVITAGVPFGVRGTTNMLRVERLREEDLSDRV